One genomic region from Evansella sp. LMS18 encodes:
- a CDS encoding catalase: MKGVYIVEKRQQNENQANQDSRNSEDTLTNRQGHVVKDNQNVRTVGNRGPTTLENYDFLEKISHFDREKVPERIVHARGAGAHGYFQSYGKVGDEPISKYTRAKVFTNTEAQTPVFVRFSTVVHGNHSPETLRDPRGFAVKFYTEDGNWDLVGNNLKIFFIRDPLKFPDMIHAFRPDPVTNVQNMERFFDFCCNSPESTHMVTFIMSPWGIPANYRQMQGSGVHAYKWVNEEGKAVLVKYHWEPVQGIRNLTQKEADQIVSKDFNHATVDLYESIEKGDYPEWELYVQIMEDGEHPELDFDPLDPTKLWYKEDYPWHKVGKMVLNKNPENYFAEVEQAAFGTGVLVDGLDFSDDKMLQGRTFSYSDTQRYRVGANYLQLPINRPKKGVATNQEGGQMDYRTNFGEGEDKHINYEPSSIGGPQEAKREHQPHEPYVEGKLTRQSITRENNFGQAGETYRRLSDFERDELIKNLVDNLSDCRKEIQDKMIENFTQADEEYGRRVREGLEKGGVSMEDKQDEAVEKAEELSHPSDPY, translated from the coding sequence ATGAAAGGAGTCTACATAGTGGAAAAAAGGCAGCAAAACGAAAACCAGGCTAACCAGGACAGCCGGAATTCAGAAGATACACTGACTAACCGGCAGGGTCACGTCGTAAAAGACAACCAAAACGTCAGGACAGTTGGGAATAGAGGGCCAACTACTCTCGAAAATTATGATTTCCTTGAAAAAATTTCCCATTTTGATCGGGAGAAGGTCCCTGAGCGTATTGTGCACGCAAGGGGTGCCGGGGCACACGGATATTTCCAGTCGTACGGCAAAGTTGGAGACGAGCCGATTTCTAAGTACACCAGGGCGAAAGTATTTACAAACACGGAAGCTCAAACTCCGGTTTTTGTGCGCTTTTCAACGGTGGTCCATGGAAATCATTCTCCAGAGACCTTAAGGGACCCACGTGGTTTTGCTGTGAAATTCTACACCGAAGACGGAAACTGGGATCTTGTAGGGAATAATCTTAAGATATTTTTTATCAGGGATCCATTGAAATTTCCTGACATGATCCACGCCTTCAGGCCAGATCCGGTGACAAATGTGCAGAATATGGAACGATTCTTTGATTTTTGCTGCAATTCTCCTGAGTCCACCCATATGGTCACATTCATAATGTCTCCATGGGGAATCCCTGCAAACTACCGGCAGATGCAGGGCTCGGGTGTTCACGCGTATAAATGGGTTAATGAGGAAGGGAAAGCAGTCCTCGTTAAATACCATTGGGAACCTGTACAGGGGATTCGCAATCTGACTCAGAAGGAAGCGGATCAGATCGTTTCCAAAGATTTTAACCATGCTACAGTGGATTTATATGAATCAATCGAAAAAGGGGACTATCCTGAGTGGGAGCTTTACGTGCAGATAATGGAAGACGGCGAGCATCCGGAGCTTGACTTTGATCCCCTTGATCCAACAAAGCTGTGGTATAAAGAGGATTATCCATGGCATAAAGTCGGTAAAATGGTTCTTAATAAAAACCCTGAGAATTATTTTGCGGAAGTGGAACAAGCTGCTTTCGGTACAGGTGTACTGGTCGATGGCCTTGATTTCTCCGATGATAAGATGCTTCAGGGAAGAACGTTCTCCTACTCAGACACTCAGCGCTACCGTGTTGGGGCAAACTACCTTCAGCTGCCGATTAACAGGCCGAAAAAAGGAGTTGCCACCAACCAGGAGGGGGGACAGATGGACTACCGGACCAATTTTGGGGAGGGTGAAGATAAACACATCAATTATGAACCTTCTTCCATTGGCGGCCCGCAGGAAGCGAAAAGAGAACATCAGCCTCACGAACCATATGTGGAAGGGAAGCTGACACGGCAGTCCATCACCCGTGAGAACAATTTCGGACAGGCAGGGGAAACGTACCGGAGACTGTCTGACTTTGAGAGGGATGAATTAATAAAAAACCTCGTAGACAACTTATCTGACTGCCGCAAAGAAATTCAGGATAAAATGATTGAAAACTTTACACAAGCCGATGAAGAATACGGACGGCGAGTGAGAGAAGGGCTTGAAAAAGGCGGGGTCAGCATGGAAGATAAGCAGGATGAAGCTGTTGAAAAAGCTGAAGAACTAAGCCATCCGTCAGATCCTTATTAA
- a CDS encoding glycogen/starch/alpha-glucan phosphorylase — translation MTTQLTAEEFTDRITNKLKVQKGKSLTDASKKDLYYAVSSIVNEELMPLWLETQNRYKEKNCKQTYYLSMEFLVGTMLENNLMNCGMLDAANSSLQELGYEPEEIYSQEHDAGLGNGGLGRLAACFLDSMASLKYPGHGFGIRYKYGLFEQRIIHGNQIELPDYWLKDEYPWENRKEEEAVCIHFRGDVHMFKKNDGSLEFKYENTDKVMAVPYDIPVAGYKNKVVNTLRLWNAESPFNNTDYSAGKSQYYRDLDHKHSIEQISGFLYPDDSNYEGKELRLKQQYFLVSSSIQNIIRNFKKNSRKSIRHLPEKVVIQINDTHPSLAVPELMRILLDQERLGWDDAWAITTKVMAYTNHTTLSEALEKWPVQMLQHLLPRIYMIIDEINERFCKGIWFDHEELRDKIPELAVIADDQVHMARLAIVGSFSVNGVARLHTDILKKKEMKDFYALFPDRFNNKTNGITHRRWLLQANPNLANLITEVIGSQWIQRPNQLISLLRYSKDRPFLEKADKVKHENKRALANFIHDRTGILVDDQSIFDVQIKRLHEYKRQLLNIFHVIYLYNELKDNPGLDITPRTFIFGAKAAPGYYMAKEVIKLINKAASIINYDKDINGKLKVVFLENYNVSLAEKIIPAADISEQISTASKEASGTGNMKMMMNGALTVGTLDGANIEIRDLVGDRNIFIFGLTADEVLNYYNYGGYDATAVYNTDDRIKRIMDQLNEGGFGSQEIEFKDIYYHILYHNDPYFVLKDFDSYIETHELVEQAYRDRLTWLNMSVTNIAYSGKFSSDRTIQEYAEEIWKLNKV, via the coding sequence TTGACAACCCAATTAACCGCTGAAGAATTCACGGATCGAATAACGAATAAGCTGAAGGTTCAAAAAGGAAAATCGTTAACCGATGCCTCAAAGAAAGATTTATATTATGCGGTATCATCGATTGTTAACGAAGAATTGATGCCGCTCTGGCTGGAGACACAAAATAGATATAAAGAAAAAAACTGTAAGCAGACTTATTACTTATCCATGGAGTTTTTAGTAGGCACTATGCTCGAGAACAATCTGATGAACTGCGGTATGCTTGATGCGGCGAACAGTTCCCTGCAGGAGCTCGGTTACGAACCTGAGGAAATCTACTCTCAGGAACATGATGCAGGCCTCGGCAATGGGGGGCTCGGCCGTCTTGCAGCATGTTTCCTTGATTCCATGGCTTCCCTGAAGTATCCAGGCCACGGCTTTGGCATCAGATATAAGTATGGATTGTTTGAACAGCGGATTATCCACGGTAATCAGATTGAACTCCCTGATTACTGGCTGAAAGATGAATATCCATGGGAAAACCGAAAAGAGGAAGAAGCAGTATGCATCCATTTTCGCGGGGATGTACATATGTTCAAGAAAAATGACGGAAGCCTGGAATTCAAATATGAGAATACAGATAAAGTAATGGCGGTTCCGTATGATATCCCGGTCGCCGGTTACAAGAACAAAGTGGTCAATACGCTCCGTCTCTGGAATGCGGAATCTCCGTTTAATAACACTGATTATTCTGCTGGTAAATCACAGTATTACAGGGATCTTGACCATAAGCATTCCATTGAGCAAATCAGCGGTTTTTTATATCCGGACGATTCAAACTACGAGGGGAAAGAGCTCAGGCTTAAGCAGCAATATTTCCTTGTCTCTTCCAGTATCCAGAACATTATCAGGAATTTCAAAAAGAATTCAAGGAAGTCCATCAGGCATCTCCCTGAAAAAGTTGTCATTCAGATTAATGACACTCATCCGAGCCTCGCAGTCCCGGAACTCATGAGAATCCTACTGGATCAAGAACGCCTTGGCTGGGATGATGCCTGGGCGATTACCACAAAAGTGATGGCTTACACGAACCATACAACATTAAGTGAAGCCCTTGAAAAATGGCCGGTACAAATGCTTCAGCATCTATTGCCGCGTATTTACATGATTATAGATGAGATAAACGAGCGTTTCTGCAAAGGAATCTGGTTTGATCATGAGGAATTAAGGGATAAAATACCTGAACTGGCGGTTATAGCGGATGACCAGGTCCATATGGCAAGACTCGCTATTGTAGGGAGCTTCAGTGTGAATGGGGTCGCCCGGCTTCATACGGATATATTAAAAAAGAAGGAAATGAAGGATTTTTATGCGTTATTTCCGGACCGGTTCAATAACAAAACAAATGGGATTACTCACAGAAGATGGCTTTTGCAGGCGAATCCAAATTTAGCGAACCTGATTACCGAAGTTATCGGCAGCCAGTGGATCCAGCGTCCAAACCAGCTGATAAGCCTGCTTCGTTATTCGAAGGACAGACCATTTCTGGAAAAAGCCGATAAAGTTAAACACGAAAATAAAAGGGCACTTGCTAATTTTATTCATGACCGTACGGGGATACTGGTGGACGATCAGTCTATCTTCGATGTTCAGATCAAACGGCTTCATGAATATAAGCGGCAGCTCCTGAACATTTTCCACGTCATTTACTTATATAATGAGCTAAAGGATAATCCCGGCCTTGATATAACTCCGAGGACCTTTATTTTTGGCGCTAAAGCGGCCCCGGGCTACTATATGGCAAAAGAAGTAATCAAACTGATTAATAAAGCGGCTTCCATTATTAATTACGATAAAGACATTAATGGAAAATTAAAAGTTGTTTTTCTTGAAAATTATAATGTGAGCCTGGCTGAAAAGATTATCCCGGCTGCTGATATAAGTGAGCAGATTTCTACGGCAAGTAAAGAAGCATCAGGAACAGGAAACATGAAGATGATGATGAACGGCGCGTTAACGGTAGGTACCCTTGACGGGGCGAATATTGAAATTCGGGACCTTGTAGGGGACCGGAATATCTTTATTTTCGGACTCACAGCTGATGAAGTGCTGAATTATTATAATTATGGCGGTTACGATGCAACAGCCGTGTATAATACGGATGACAGGATTAAGCGCATTATGGACCAGCTGAATGAGGGGGGCTTCGGTTCCCAGGAAATCGAATTTAAAGATATCTATTATCACATTCTGTACCATAACGACCCTTATTTTGTTCTGAAGGACTTCGATTCTTATATTGAAACGCATGAACTTGTGGAGCAGGCATACAGAGACAGACTCACATGGCTGAACATGAGCGTGACTAATATCGCATACTCCGGCAAGTTCTCAAGTGACCGGACAATCCAGGAGTACGCAGAAGAAATATGGAAATTGAACAAAGTGTAA
- the glgA gene encoding glycogen synthase GlgA, with product MKNILHVASECTPFIKTGGLADVIGSLPQALKKNERMETRVILPLYDEIPEKFREQMEYKSSFDVPLGWRNQEASLFTMEHNNILYYFISNDYYFTRKGVYGYYDDGERFVFFSRAVIEAIPHLDFEPDVLHAHDWQTGIVVALAKIMQPIENMKTVFTIHNIKYQGVMPLGTFDDFFNLSEEHIGGMEWNGMLNCMKSGLYHADKITTVSPSYAEEIKDTYFGEGLHPVLQERASDLTGVLNGIDTDDYNPMKDPYIPVHYRSSRGKKKENKLAVQQKLGLPENGETPVYIIITRLVEQKGLHLIQHILDEFLIEDVQLIILGTGDKEFETYFSDASNRYQGKLVTMLTFDEGLARQLYASADFFVMPSKFEPCGLSQLIALQYKAAPIVRETGGLKDTVFPYNEITGEGNGFSFSNYNAHELLEVLRYSLEIYNTPEHWHQLLKNINKSQFSWKDSARDYASIYSELTTIYA from the coding sequence GTGAAGAATATATTACACGTAGCTTCAGAATGCACACCATTTATTAAAACTGGAGGACTTGCAGATGTCATCGGCTCTCTTCCTCAGGCATTAAAAAAGAATGAACGGATGGAGACCCGGGTCATTCTTCCTCTTTACGATGAAATACCGGAAAAATTCCGGGAACAGATGGAGTATAAATCCTCCTTTGATGTGCCTCTTGGATGGCGGAACCAGGAAGCAAGCCTTTTTACAATGGAACACAATAATATTTTATATTATTTCATCTCCAATGATTATTATTTTACCCGTAAAGGGGTATATGGTTATTACGATGACGGGGAACGCTTCGTTTTTTTCAGCCGGGCGGTGATTGAAGCAATTCCTCATCTTGATTTTGAACCAGACGTGCTGCACGCCCATGACTGGCAGACAGGAATTGTTGTAGCGCTTGCAAAGATAATGCAGCCGATTGAAAACATGAAAACTGTATTTACGATCCATAACATTAAGTACCAAGGTGTTATGCCCCTCGGGACATTTGATGATTTCTTTAATTTATCCGAAGAGCATATTGGGGGCATGGAATGGAACGGCATGCTGAACTGCATGAAAAGCGGCCTTTACCATGCAGATAAAATAACGACAGTGAGCCCGAGCTATGCGGAAGAAATTAAAGACACTTACTTTGGAGAAGGGCTTCATCCAGTGCTTCAGGAAAGGGCGAGTGATTTAACAGGGGTGCTTAACGGTATTGACACGGATGATTATAATCCTATGAAAGACCCGTATATCCCGGTTCACTACCGTTCTTCCAGAGGCAAGAAAAAGGAAAATAAACTGGCTGTCCAGCAGAAACTTGGACTGCCTGAGAATGGTGAAACCCCGGTATATATAATTATCACAAGACTTGTTGAGCAAAAAGGCCTTCACCTTATCCAGCATATACTTGATGAGTTTCTCATCGAGGATGTACAGCTCATCATTCTCGGAACAGGTGACAAAGAATTTGAGACTTATTTTTCAGATGCCTCGAACCGCTACCAGGGAAAACTGGTAACAATGCTTACCTTTGACGAGGGGCTGGCCCGCCAGCTTTATGCGAGTGCAGACTTTTTCGTCATGCCGTCTAAGTTTGAACCATGCGGCCTGTCCCAGCTTATTGCGCTGCAGTATAAGGCTGCTCCGATTGTCAGGGAAACTGGCGGCCTGAAGGATACTGTTTTCCCATATAATGAAATCACCGGAGAAGGAAACGGCTTCAGTTTCAGTAATTATAATGCCCATGAACTTCTGGAAGTGCTGCGTTATTCTCTTGAAATATATAATACGCCAGAGCACTGGCATCAGCTGCTGAAAAACATTAACAAAAGCCAGTTCAGCTGGAAGGATTCTGCAAGGGACTATGCTTCCATTTATTCAGAATTAACAACAATTTACGCATAG
- the glgD gene encoding glucose-1-phosphate adenylyltransferase subunit GlgD, translated as MNSMMGLINLEHEHHFFHELTYFRTGASIPFAGRYRLIDFALSNMVNSRIQEVAIFTRNKYRSLMDHLGTGENWELDRRNGGLFILPPDWNDPSDISKGDLKHFHNNRDYFNRSKSSYVLVSGSQFIANTDYKEAFQYHLDRNADVTLISTEVETLLPEHNSCLKLSTDGDGWVTHITNDKKNKLAYSGVYILSKDLLMELVDDCIAHHKDNFFIHGIKEKLGELNIQTYKYEGYSAFINSIESYYRHNMNLLNEEEYIELFYKEPFIRTKISNQPPAKYRFESSVKKSILANGCIIDGNVEGSILFRGVEVKEGATVKNSIIMQRCVIEPGVHLENVILDKDVHVKGDQRFIGSKDKPYVVAKRQVI; from the coding sequence ATGAACTCAATGATGGGTCTTATAAACTTAGAACACGAGCACCACTTTTTTCACGAACTGACATATTTCCGTACCGGAGCGTCTATCCCTTTCGCAGGCCGGTACCGGCTGATTGATTTCGCCCTCTCAAACATGGTCAATTCCAGAATTCAGGAAGTCGCTATATTCACAAGAAACAAATACCGTTCTCTGATGGACCATCTCGGAACTGGAGAGAACTGGGAACTGGACAGAAGAAACGGAGGTTTGTTTATCCTGCCTCCGGACTGGAACGACCCTTCGGACATCTCGAAAGGCGATCTGAAGCACTTTCATAATAACAGAGATTACTTTAACAGGAGTAAGTCATCCTATGTCCTTGTGAGCGGCAGCCAGTTTATCGCGAATACTGATTATAAAGAAGCATTTCAGTATCACCTGGACCGTAATGCTGATGTCACTCTTATTTCTACAGAGGTGGAAACACTGCTCCCTGAGCATAATTCGTGCCTGAAACTTTCAACAGACGGGGACGGATGGGTTACACATATTACTAATGATAAGAAAAATAAGCTTGCTTATTCAGGAGTTTACATTCTAAGCAAGGATCTGCTTATGGAGCTGGTCGATGACTGTATTGCCCATCATAAGGACAACTTTTTTATCCACGGCATTAAAGAAAAGCTTGGGGAATTAAATATTCAGACGTATAAATACGAAGGTTACAGTGCTTTCATTAATTCCATTGAAAGCTATTACCGCCACAATATGAATCTGTTAAATGAGGAAGAGTATATCGAACTCTTTTATAAGGAGCCTTTTATCCGGACGAAAATCAGTAATCAGCCTCCGGCCAAGTACAGGTTCGAATCGAGCGTGAAAAAATCTATTCTCGCAAACGGCTGCATTATTGACGGAAACGTAGAAGGAAGTATCCTGTTCCGGGGAGTGGAAGTGAAGGAAGGCGCGACTGTGAAAAATTCGATCATTATGCAACGGTGCGTCATTGAGCCTGGCGTCCATCTGGAGAATGTCATCCTTGATAAGGATGTTCATGTAAAAGGCGACCAGAGATTCATAGGTTCAAAGGATAAACCTTATGTGGTGGCTAAACGGCAGGTAATCTGA
- a CDS encoding glucose-1-phosphate adenylyltransferase, with product MKKECVGMLLAGGEGKRLGALTKNLAKPAVHFGGKYRIIDFTLSNCTNSGIHTVGVLTQYSPLELNKHIGIGKPWDLDRQTDGVTILSPYTAKDGGSWYSGTADAIYQNTHYIDQYEPDYVLVISGDHIYHMDYKKLLQHHKESGADATISVMTVPWEEASRFGILNTTEDLRIYEFDEKPAKPKSNLASMGIYIFSWDKLKRYLKEDAVNSRSSHDFGKDIIPAMLYDDLKLYAYKFNGYWKDVGTVQSYWEANMDLLDEDLSLSLNNKNWRMYSNDSNFPPQFIGESAIVKHSLINSGCWVCGTVESSVLFRNVTVHRGSTIYQSILHPGVKVGKHCTLERVIVKENTEIPVGTHIRSNPDEEPLIIDEEKLAELLYQKK from the coding sequence ATGAAAAAAGAATGTGTAGGGATGCTGTTAGCTGGAGGGGAAGGAAAACGCCTTGGTGCATTGACAAAAAATCTGGCAAAGCCTGCAGTTCATTTTGGAGGAAAATACAGAATCATTGACTTCACACTGAGCAATTGTACGAATTCAGGAATCCATACTGTTGGTGTTTTGACCCAGTATTCGCCGCTGGAATTAAACAAACATATTGGCATAGGAAAACCATGGGATCTTGACAGGCAGACAGACGGTGTAACGATATTATCTCCATACACTGCAAAAGACGGAGGAAGCTGGTACTCCGGCACAGCGGATGCTATTTACCAGAACACACACTATATCGACCAGTATGAGCCGGATTACGTACTTGTGATCTCCGGAGACCATATTTATCACATGGATTATAAAAAGCTTCTGCAGCACCATAAGGAATCAGGGGCTGATGCTACTATTTCGGTTATGACTGTACCGTGGGAGGAAGCCTCACGTTTCGGGATTTTAAATACGACAGAAGATTTAAGAATCTATGAATTTGATGAGAAGCCGGCAAAGCCAAAGAGTAATCTTGCTTCCATGGGCATCTATATTTTTTCGTGGGATAAACTGAAGCGCTACCTGAAAGAGGATGCTGTCAACAGCAGGTCCAGCCATGATTTCGGGAAGGATATTATCCCGGCGATGCTCTACGATGACCTGAAGCTGTATGCTTATAAATTTAATGGATACTGGAAGGATGTTGGGACAGTACAGAGTTACTGGGAAGCAAATATGGACCTTCTTGACGAGGATCTGAGTCTTTCTCTGAATAATAAGAACTGGCGGATGTATTCCAATGATTCTAACTTCCCGCCACAGTTCATCGGGGAAAGCGCCATCGTTAAACACTCTCTCATAAATTCAGGGTGCTGGGTGTGCGGAACGGTAGAAAGCTCTGTTTTATTCAGGAATGTAACGGTTCACCGGGGAAGCACAATCTATCAGTCGATCCTTCATCCTGGAGTAAAGGTTGGTAAACACTGCACCCTTGAGCGTGTCATCGTGAAGGAGAATACAGAGATACCAGTAGGAACCCATATACGCTCAAACCCAGATGAAGAACCACTGATCATTGACGAAGAAAAATTAGCAGAATTACTTTACCAGAAAAAATAG
- the glgB gene encoding 1,4-alpha-glucan branching protein GlgB: MLYNITEEEVYLFHQGTNYHSHKLLGCHKIDWNGETGLRFAVWAPNAREVKVAGEFNNWDGTLYELTRFTKEGLWGGFFTGISGNQAYKYEIKTTEGQVLLKSDPYAYQWELRPATASVTPGTEEYKWSDSVWQKAKSSYVPYESPVSIYEVHLGSWRKNEDGEFLTYRELADELIPYVKSLGYTHIELLPLAEHPLDISWGYQITGYFAVTSRYGSREGLKYFVDQCHKENIGVIMDWVPGHFCKDDFALREFDGKPIYEYEDQRKSEKRTWGTLTFDFGRPEVQSFLISNALYWLEEYHIDGLRVDAVASMLSLNFDKQDDEEKITNSFGGDENLEAHAFIRKLNKVVFEYEPNALMMAEDSSDLPLVTAPVYAGGLGFNFKWNMGWMNDMLKYMKYDPVYRKWHHNLITFSFMYTNSENFLLPLSHDEVVHGKKSLLDKMPGDQWQQFANLRLLYGYMYTHPGKKLLFMGGELAQYAEWKDKEQLDWHLMEYPFHKGIFDYVKSLNDFYRENGELYELDHEPEGFEWIDPHNIDQSVIAFRRRGKKPGDELIVVCNFTPNVYFDYKVGVPEPGIYKEVFNSDSSIYGGSGQINEGKHFSFPEKWQGLPQHIKLKVPPLAISIFKKEETTSRLKEADE; this comes from the coding sequence ATGCTGTATAACATCACAGAAGAAGAAGTTTATTTATTCCACCAGGGAACCAATTATCACAGCCACAAGCTGCTGGGCTGCCACAAGATTGACTGGAACGGAGAAACAGGCCTCCGCTTCGCCGTATGGGCCCCGAATGCAAGGGAAGTAAAGGTGGCAGGAGAATTTAATAACTGGGATGGAACTTTATATGAATTAACAAGGTTTACAAAGGAAGGATTATGGGGCGGTTTTTTTACCGGGATCTCCGGAAATCAAGCGTACAAATATGAAATTAAGACGACAGAGGGACAGGTTTTGCTAAAGTCCGATCCTTATGCTTATCAATGGGAGTTAAGGCCTGCAACAGCTTCAGTAACACCTGGGACAGAAGAATATAAATGGTCGGATAGTGTCTGGCAAAAAGCGAAAAGCAGTTATGTGCCGTATGAATCCCCTGTTTCCATTTATGAAGTCCACTTAGGTTCGTGGAGGAAAAATGAGGATGGCGAGTTTCTTACATATCGCGAGCTTGCCGATGAATTAATCCCTTACGTTAAATCTCTCGGTTACACCCATATCGAGCTGCTTCCTCTGGCTGAACACCCTCTGGATATTTCCTGGGGTTACCAGATAACCGGATATTTTGCTGTGACATCAAGGTACGGCAGCAGGGAAGGCCTAAAGTACTTTGTGGACCAGTGCCACAAAGAAAATATCGGTGTCATTATGGACTGGGTCCCTGGACATTTTTGTAAAGATGACTTTGCTCTCAGAGAATTTGACGGGAAACCAATATATGAATACGAAGACCAGAGAAAATCGGAAAAAAGGACCTGGGGAACACTCACTTTTGATTTCGGTCGTCCTGAGGTCCAAAGCTTTCTGATATCTAATGCTCTTTACTGGCTGGAGGAATACCATATTGACGGTCTCCGTGTGGATGCTGTTGCCAGTATGCTTTCCCTGAATTTTGATAAGCAGGACGATGAGGAGAAAATCACCAATTCCTTTGGGGGAGATGAAAACCTGGAAGCTCACGCGTTTATCAGGAAGCTTAATAAAGTTGTGTTTGAATACGAGCCAAACGCCTTGATGATGGCGGAAGACAGTTCAGATCTGCCTCTTGTTACCGCTCCGGTATACGCAGGGGGGCTGGGGTTTAATTTCAAATGGAATATGGGCTGGATGAACGACATGCTGAAATACATGAAGTATGATCCGGTGTACAGAAAATGGCATCATAATTTGATTACCTTTTCGTTCATGTATACCAATTCAGAAAACTTTCTGCTTCCATTATCCCACGATGAAGTCGTCCACGGTAAGAAGTCCCTTCTAGATAAAATGCCTGGGGATCAATGGCAGCAATTTGCGAACCTCAGGCTTTTATATGGATATATGTACACTCATCCAGGGAAAAAGCTGCTGTTTATGGGCGGGGAGCTGGCCCAGTATGCCGAGTGGAAAGATAAAGAGCAGCTCGACTGGCACCTTATGGAATATCCATTTCATAAAGGAATCTTTGATTATGTGAAATCTTTAAATGATTTTTATCGTGAAAACGGGGAACTTTACGAGCTTGATCACGAACCGGAAGGCTTTGAATGGATCGACCCCCACAATATTGACCAGAGCGTCATTGCTTTCAGAAGGCGGGGAAAGAAACCAGGTGATGAATTAATTGTCGTCTGTAATTTCACTCCGAACGTATATTTCGATTATAAAGTCGGTGTTCCTGAACCAGGAATTTATAAGGAAGTTTTTAATTCCGATTCCTCCATATACGGAGGATCCGGCCAGATAAATGAAGGGAAACATTTTAGTTTTCCGGAGAAATGGCAGGGGCTGCCGCAACATATAAAGCTCAAAGTCCCGCCATTGGCAATCTCGATTTTTAAAAAAGAAGAAACGACTTCTCGCCTTAAGGAGGCTGATGAATAA